Proteins from a genomic interval of Thermodesulfobacteriota bacterium:
- a CDS encoding ATP citrate lyase citrate-binding domain-containing protein: protein MQLTGLLWGKELLKKVDFPVTEVLGPEATVDEIKALIKKCGQVFIKPIFTGGVGKKGKAGLIGRASDIATALKEKERLYFTEHTFGNSTAKADGVTFEGGVPATHEVYFSIADSTAYRTTTMTITHHGGVDIEELPADKVKEVPFDPLTGLKSFHVSNALEDLGAPKEIISPLVQNLPRLWTLYNNYGMSMLELNPIRMGKNPRGRLIPVACDFKGAFDIDDPAWKRLDLPPHLFASDYSEFEQEINQLRTYQGQSDVFVMNPEGTITAPTFGGGANALVTELLGDRATISSDFGGNPPYDKMFQISRIVFKYWIAQSNVLFIIGGKANNTDIYETFRAMADALREHFNAHGPTPLFVVIGRGGPNLVRGMGYMRDTLDNLKLPYRIFGHDSAMSEVVNYALKMDGWMEKEGKKKLAARLAGKS, encoded by the coding sequence ATGCAGCTTACAGGACTTCTCTGGGGGAAAGAACTCCTCAAGAAAGTCGACTTCCCCGTGACCGAGGTGCTCGGTCCGGAGGCGACCGTAGATGAGATAAAGGCCCTCATAAAGAAGTGCGGCCAGGTCTTCATAAAGCCCATCTTCACGGGCGGGGTGGGCAAGAAAGGCAAGGCCGGCCTCATAGGAAGGGCCTCGGACATAGCCACGGCACTTAAGGAGAAGGAGCGGCTCTACTTCACCGAGCACACCTTCGGCAACTCAACGGCCAAGGCCGACGGCGTGACCTTCGAGGGCGGCGTCCCGGCCACCCATGAGGTCTACTTCTCCATAGCGGACTCCACCGCCTACCGCACCACGACCATGACCATCACGCACCACGGCGGGGTGGACATCGAGGAGCTTCCCGCCGACAAGGTAAAGGAGGTCCCCTTCGACCCCCTTACCGGGCTCAAGAGCTTTCACGTCTCGAACGCCCTCGAGGACCTCGGCGCGCCCAAGGAAATAATAAGCCCGCTCGTTCAGAACCTGCCCAGGCTCTGGACCCTTTACAACAACTACGGCATGAGCATGTTGGAGCTTAACCCCATAAGGATGGGGAAGAACCCCAGGGGGAGACTCATCCCCGTGGCCTGCGACTTCAAGGGGGCCTTCGACATAGACGACCCCGCCTGGAAGAGGCTCGACCTGCCGCCGCACCTCTTCGCCTCGGACTACTCCGAGTTCGAGCAGGAGATAAACCAACTGAGGACCTATCAGGGCCAGAGCGACGTCTTCGTCATGAACCCGGAGGGCACCATAACGGCCCCTACGTTCGGGGGCGGGGCGAACGCGCTCGTCACCGAGCTTCTCGGCGACAGGGCCACCATCTCCTCGGACTTCGGCGGCAACCCGCCGTACGATAAGATGTTCCAGATATCCCGGATAGTATTCAAGTACTGGATCGCACAGTCCAACGTGCTCTTTATAATAGGCGGCAAGGCCAACAACACCGACATATACGAGACTTTCAGGGCCATGGCCGACGCCCTGAGGGAACACTTCAACGCCCACGGGCCCACCCCGCTCTTCGTCGTAATCGGCAGGGGAGGGCCGAACCTCGTAAGAGGCATGGGATACATGAGGGATACGCTGGACAACCTGAAACTCCCCTACCGTATATTCGGCCACGACAGCGCCATGAGCGAGGTCGTGAACTACGCCTTGAAGATGGACGGATGGATGGAGAAGGAAGGAAAGAAGAAGCTTGCCGCGCGCCTTGCCGGCAAGAGTTGA